From one Brevundimonas sp. PAMC22021 genomic stretch:
- a CDS encoding TIGR02300 family protein, with translation MANPELGAKQVCPNCQAKFYDLNRRPAHCPKCSTDFDPEEALKLRSRRTRPGYPADDEAEDQVVDKKAEDEDEDETVRAPEIDEEGHEPILTPDDDEDTPTDASEEPGMGATDGDDDDVLADEDDDSVPFIEDEDDDSFDDEIAKPSKDDD, from the coding sequence GTGGCCAATCCCGAACTGGGCGCCAAGCAGGTCTGCCCGAACTGTCAGGCAAAGTTCTACGACCTGAACCGCCGCCCCGCCCACTGCCCGAAATGCTCCACCGACTTTGATCCGGAAGAGGCGCTGAAGCTGCGCAGCCGTCGGACCCGCCCGGGCTATCCGGCTGATGACGAGGCCGAAGATCAGGTCGTCGACAAGAAGGCCGAGGACGAGGACGAGGACGAGACGGTCCGCGCCCCCGAGATCGACGAGGAAGGCCATGAGCCGATCCTGACGCCCGACGACGACGAGGACACGCCGACCGACGCATCGGAAGAACCCGGCATGGGCGCGACCGACGGCGACGACGACGACGTCCTGGCCGACGAAGACGATGACTCGGTGCCCTTCATCGAGGACGAGGACGACGACTCCTTCGACGACGAGATCGCCAAGCCGTCCAAGGACGACGACTGA
- a CDS encoding cold-shock protein, which translates to MTTGTVKWYNSTKGYGFIQPDDGGKDIFVHVSAVESAGLRGLDEGQSLSYELERDSRSGKESAGQLKASA; encoded by the coding sequence ATGACTACCGGCACTGTAAAATGGTACAATTCCACCAAGGGGTATGGCTTCATCCAGCCGGATGACGGCGGCAAGGACATCTTTGTCCACGTCTCAGCTGTCGAGAGCGCGGGTCTGCGCGGCCTCGATGAAGGTCAGAGCCTTTCCTACGAGCTCGAGCGTGACAGCCGCAGCGGCAAAGAGTCCGCAGGCCAGCTCAAAGCCTCGGCCTAA
- a CDS encoding helix-turn-helix domain-containing protein gives MQAIGEDEDWREDCAPRRVLELFATKWTSMVLHTLQARHGGCARSGVLLRSLPGVSKKMLTQTLREMEASGLISRHVQGSIPPAVEYRLTELGRRFVEPVELLYAWGRDNADALDRLTPRPTSRRG, from the coding sequence ATGCAGGCGATCGGCGAAGACGAGGACTGGCGCGAGGACTGCGCCCCCCGACGCGTGCTGGAGCTGTTCGCGACCAAATGGACCAGCATGGTGCTGCATACGCTACAGGCGCGTCACGGAGGCTGCGCGCGATCCGGAGTCCTGCTCCGCAGCCTGCCGGGCGTGTCCAAGAAGATGCTGACCCAGACCCTGCGCGAGATGGAGGCAAGCGGCCTGATCAGCCGCCACGTGCAGGGGTCCATTCCTCCGGCCGTCGAATATCGCCTGACCGAGCTGGGGAGACGGTTCGTGGAGCCGGTCGAACTGCTCTACGCCTGGGGCCGGGACAACGCCGACGCGCTGGACCGTCTGACGCCGCGGCCGACCTCGCGCAGAGGCTAG
- a CDS encoding SDR family oxidoreductase — translation MAGTALVVGSSGIAGGAVAAELVRQGWQVLGLARRPAPQDGVSPVAADLHDPAATAAALAGARPDAVFFTTWSRQANEAENIRVNAAMVRAVLDAVRPAGSVRHVALVTGLKHYLGPFETYGQGSLPETPFREAQGRLDIDNFYYAQEDEVFAAAARDGFTWSVHRPHTIIGKAVGNAMNMGATLAAYATLCRETGRPFRFPGSEAQWNGLTDMTSASQLARHLVWAATTPGAANQAFNVVNGDVFRWKWMWGRIAEWFGLAPAEFDGEILPLEVQMRDDRATWRAIAEREGLVEPDLDRLASPWHTDADLGRPIEVVTDMGKSRRLGFTAYQPTDDAFFALFEQMRAERLIP, via the coding sequence ATGGCCGGAACAGCGTTGGTGGTGGGATCGAGCGGCATCGCAGGCGGCGCGGTCGCTGCGGAACTGGTGCGCCAGGGCTGGCAGGTTCTGGGCCTGGCTCGCAGGCCGGCGCCGCAGGACGGCGTCTCCCCGGTCGCCGCGGACCTGCATGACCCCGCCGCGACGGCTGCGGCGCTGGCCGGTGCAAGACCGGACGCCGTCTTCTTCACCACCTGGTCGCGGCAGGCGAACGAGGCGGAGAACATCCGCGTCAACGCCGCCATGGTGCGCGCGGTGCTGGACGCTGTCCGACCGGCCGGCTCGGTTCGCCACGTCGCCCTGGTGACCGGCCTGAAACACTACCTCGGCCCGTTCGAGACCTATGGGCAGGGATCCCTTCCCGAGACTCCGTTCCGCGAGGCGCAAGGCCGCCTGGACATCGACAATTTCTACTACGCCCAGGAGGACGAGGTCTTCGCCGCCGCCGCGCGCGACGGTTTTACCTGGAGCGTGCATCGCCCGCACACCATCATCGGCAAGGCCGTGGGCAACGCCATGAACATGGGCGCGACGCTGGCGGCTTATGCCACCCTGTGCCGCGAGACCGGACGGCCGTTCCGCTTCCCCGGATCCGAAGCGCAGTGGAACGGCCTGACCGACATGACGAGCGCCAGCCAGCTGGCGCGCCATCTCGTCTGGGCCGCCACCACGCCTGGGGCCGCCAACCAGGCCTTCAACGTCGTCAACGGCGACGTCTTCCGCTGGAAATGGATGTGGGGGCGCATCGCCGAATGGTTCGGCCTCGCCCCCGCCGAGTTCGACGGCGAAATCCTGCCGCTGGAAGTCCAGATGCGGGATGACCGCGCGACCTGGCGGGCGATCGCCGAGCGCGAGGGTCTGGTCGAACCCGACCTGGACCGCCTGGCGTCGCCCTGGCACACCGACGCCGACCTCGGTCGGCCGATCGAGGTGGTCACCGACATGGGCAAGAGCCGGCGCCTGGGCTTCACCGCCTATCAGCCGACGGACGACGCCTTCTTCGCCCTGTTCGAGCAGATGCGCGCCGAGCGGCTTATTCCCTGA
- a CDS encoding ATP-binding protein gives MNTPYRAVAQTRRREMKARMGLAGFIALTAWMIAPSVWPAVWLIAVSVGQAVDWLAFRPFLNSDRERPGAGAIAAACLACVLNSTVYSSISIYLWGAGETGMVFGSVLIAGALLHVTLHLNSVRSILLASVAPHALYFLGLPVGRAILTDTPQDYLIAIGCLLYMTHLLVAVRQSAATTKALQQANAVATEERNRAEIANAAKSDFLAVVSHEIRTPMNAVMAAATLLDRSRLKPEQREQVGMLKDAGEVLVGLLNDVLDFSKIEAGKMQIEPTSTDVRDKLKGLKSLWEPKADANGVAIRLNLPSDFPARLRIDALRLQQILFNLLSNAVKFTQEGEVTVRAEWIADGSALRIQVSDTGCGIPDDRLPHIFDSFEQVDAGVTRRYGGTGLGLAISKRLAELMGGALTVASEIGVGTTFELTLPSQAEERVEAAEQQAQIEADLSGLSILAVDDHPVNRKIVAMLLEPFGCRLSFAEDGAEAVALARDVPFDIILMDMQMPVMDGISATRAIRREGLNRETPVVALTANAMDVHRQAWLAVGVESFLTKPIDPAALVSTLEQASLSVAAPSLPPLPLALQA, from the coding sequence ATGAACACTCCTTACCGGGCGGTGGCCCAGACCAGACGACGCGAGATGAAGGCCCGCATGGGGCTTGCCGGCTTCATCGCGCTGACGGCGTGGATGATCGCGCCGTCCGTCTGGCCGGCTGTGTGGCTGATCGCCGTCTCGGTCGGGCAGGCCGTGGACTGGTTGGCGTTCCGGCCGTTCCTGAACAGCGATCGCGAGCGTCCGGGCGCTGGCGCGATCGCGGCGGCGTGTCTGGCCTGCGTCCTGAACAGCACGGTCTATTCCTCCATTTCGATCTATCTGTGGGGCGCGGGCGAGACGGGCATGGTGTTCGGCAGCGTCTTGATCGCCGGCGCACTGCTTCACGTCACCCTGCACCTGAACTCGGTGCGATCGATCCTGCTGGCTTCGGTCGCGCCGCACGCCCTCTATTTCCTGGGCCTGCCGGTCGGTCGCGCCATCCTGACGGACACGCCCCAGGACTATCTGATCGCCATCGGCTGCCTGCTCTACATGACCCACCTGCTGGTGGCGGTTCGCCAGAGCGCCGCGACGACCAAGGCGCTTCAGCAGGCCAATGCGGTGGCCACCGAAGAACGCAACCGCGCCGAGATCGCCAACGCGGCGAAATCGGATTTCCTGGCGGTGGTCAGCCACGAGATCCGCACCCCCATGAACGCCGTGATGGCGGCCGCCACCCTGCTTGACCGCAGCCGCCTGAAGCCGGAACAGCGCGAACAGGTCGGCATGCTGAAGGACGCGGGCGAGGTCCTGGTGGGCCTGCTCAACGACGTGCTGGACTTCTCCAAGATCGAAGCCGGCAAGATGCAGATCGAGCCGACCAGCACCGACGTCCGCGACAAGCTGAAGGGACTGAAGAGCCTGTGGGAGCCGAAGGCCGACGCCAACGGCGTGGCGATCCGCCTGAACCTGCCGTCCGACTTCCCTGCCCGCCTGCGCATCGACGCCCTGCGGCTGCAGCAGATCCTGTTCAACCTCCTGTCCAATGCGGTGAAGTTCACCCAGGAAGGCGAAGTGACGGTGCGCGCCGAGTGGATCGCCGACGGCTCCGCCCTGCGCATCCAGGTCAGCGACACGGGCTGCGGCATCCCCGACGATCGGCTGCCGCACATCTTTGACAGTTTCGAACAGGTCGATGCGGGCGTAACGCGCCGTTACGGCGGCACCGGCCTGGGCCTGGCCATCTCCAAGCGGCTGGCCGAGCTGATGGGCGGCGCCCTGACGGTCGCGAGCGAAATCGGCGTGGGAACCACCTTCGAGCTGACCTTGCCGAGCCAGGCCGAAGAGCGGGTGGAGGCGGCGGAACAGCAGGCGCAGATCGAGGCCGATCTGTCCGGACTGTCGATCCTGGCCGTTGACGACCATCCGGTGAACCGCAAGATCGTCGCCATGCTGCTGGAGCCGTTCGGCTGCAGGCTGAGCTTCGCCGAGGATGGGGCGGAGGCCGTGGCGCTGGCGCGCGACGTGCCGTTCGACATCATCCTGATGGACATGCAGATGCCGGTCATGGACGGGATCAGCGCGACGCGCGCGATCCGCCGGGAAGGCCTCAATCGGGAGACGCCGGTGGTCGCCCTGACCGCAAACGCCATGGATGTGCACCGACAGGCGTGGCTGGCGGTGGGCGTCGAAAGCTTCCTGACCAAGCCGATCGACCCCGCCGCCCTTGTCTCGACGCTTGAGCAGGCGAGCCTGAGCGTCGCGGCTCCGTCCCTGCCGCCGCTGCCTCTGGCCCTGCAAGCCTGA
- a CDS encoding exodeoxyribonuclease III: MKIASFNINGINRRLPNLLQWLQTAQPDVVCLQELKATDAQFPQGAILDAGYEAAWKGEHRWNGVAILSRVGAPVVTRRRLPGDHGDDQARYIEAAVNGVVIGCLYLPNGNPRPGPKFEYKLAWFERLIAHARTLRDAPAPVVLAGDYNVVPTEADIYNSRSWKSDALLSPQARAAFARLLDDGWTDALRERFPDDPPPWTFWAYLREAWSRDAGLRIDHLLLNADATARLIDAGVDREVRSQDGASDHAPVWIELEP, from the coding sequence GTGAAGATCGCCAGCTTCAACATCAACGGGATCAACCGCCGACTGCCCAACCTGCTGCAGTGGCTTCAGACCGCACAGCCTGACGTCGTCTGCCTGCAGGAACTGAAGGCCACGGACGCGCAGTTTCCGCAGGGGGCCATCCTCGACGCGGGCTACGAAGCCGCCTGGAAGGGAGAGCACCGCTGGAACGGCGTGGCCATCCTCAGCCGCGTCGGCGCGCCGGTCGTCACGCGCCGCCGCCTGCCGGGCGACCACGGCGACGATCAGGCCCGCTACATAGAGGCGGCGGTGAACGGCGTCGTGATCGGCTGCCTTTATCTGCCGAACGGCAATCCCCGGCCCGGTCCCAAGTTCGAATACAAGCTGGCCTGGTTCGAGCGACTGATCGCGCACGCCCGGACACTGCGCGACGCCCCGGCGCCCGTGGTGCTGGCGGGCGACTACAACGTCGTCCCGACCGAGGCGGACATCTACAACAGCCGTTCGTGGAAGAGCGACGCCTTGCTGAGCCCGCAAGCGCGCGCCGCCTTCGCCCGTCTCTTGGACGACGGCTGGACCGACGCCCTGCGCGAGCGGTTCCCGGACGATCCGCCGCCCTGGACCTTCTGGGCCTATCTGCGCGAGGCCTGGAGCCGTGACGCCGGCCTGCGCATCGACCACCTGCTGCTGAACGCGGATGCGACGGCGCGCCTGATCGACGCCGGCGTCGATCGCGAGGTGCGCAGCCAGGACGGCGCCAGCGATCACGCCCCCGTCTGGATCGAACTGGAACCCTGA
- a CDS encoding mechanosensitive ion channel family protein, with amino-acid sequence MTASLENSLHTLDETRVLQAGGVTLTIGGLVTAAVILVATAAASWLVTRFLRRLRARSERGAQAIYLLERLAGYGIIVVGVMAAVSAAGVNLSSLAVFAGALGIGVGLGLQGVVKEFVSGLFLIFDRMVSVGDYIEIEDIGIRGAIMEIGPRATRVRTNDNVNVLVPNSRLIEQPVTNWTLKGDTRRIHIPFTVAYGSDRGRVRDAVLACARTSPFTLPESDARKSQVWLVSFGERGLEFELLVWPTREAVKRPAAMHAAYTWLIADALDGAGIETPFPQTDLRLRSAFGLEGDEALRRLGYGRGPSPAAAPQPTPSSANNDAADDVMAEARGDTALEPEPEPSRDRGAG; translated from the coding sequence ATGACGGCGAGCCTGGAAAACAGCCTGCACACCCTGGACGAGACCCGCGTCCTGCAGGCGGGCGGCGTCACCCTGACAATCGGCGGGCTGGTCACCGCGGCGGTGATCCTGGTCGCGACGGCGGCGGCGAGCTGGCTGGTCACGCGCTTCCTTCGCCGGCTGCGCGCGCGGTCCGAGCGCGGCGCCCAGGCCATTTATCTGCTCGAGCGGCTGGCCGGCTACGGCATCATCGTGGTGGGCGTCATGGCGGCGGTGTCGGCCGCCGGCGTCAACCTGTCGTCGCTGGCGGTGTTCGCCGGCGCGCTCGGCATCGGCGTGGGCCTGGGGCTCCAGGGCGTGGTCAAGGAGTTCGTCTCGGGCCTGTTCCTGATCTTCGATCGGATGGTGTCGGTCGGCGACTATATCGAGATTGAGGACATCGGCATCCGCGGCGCGATCATGGAGATCGGCCCGCGCGCCACCCGTGTGCGCACCAACGACAACGTCAACGTGCTGGTGCCCAACTCGCGCTTGATCGAGCAGCCGGTGACCAACTGGACGCTGAAGGGCGACACGCGGCGCATCCACATTCCCTTCACCGTCGCCTATGGCTCGGACCGGGGCCGGGTGCGCGATGCGGTGCTGGCCTGCGCCCGCACGAGCCCCTTCACCCTGCCCGAGAGCGACGCCCGCAAGAGCCAGGTCTGGCTGGTGTCGTTCGGCGAGCGCGGGCTGGAGTTCGAGCTGCTGGTCTGGCCCACCCGCGAGGCGGTCAAGCGGCCGGCGGCCATGCATGCGGCCTATACCTGGCTGATCGCCGACGCGCTGGACGGCGCAGGCATCGAGACGCCCTTCCCACAGACCGACCTGCGGCTGCGCAGCGCCTTTGGCCTGGAGGGCGACGAGGCCCTGCGTCGGCTGGGCTATGGCCGAGGCCCCTCGCCTGCCGCCGCGCCACAGCCGACGCCATCTTCCGCGAACAATGACGCCGCCGACGACGTCATGGCCGAGGCGCGCGGCGACACGGCGTTGGAGCCCGAGCCGGAACCCTCCCGCGATCGCGGCGCGGGCTAA
- a CDS encoding lipopolysaccharide assembly protein LapB, producing the protein MRESERGIDMTLGHGWRVTMLAAAAAVLLAPTAAWADWRRAESDRFVVYSDGSERSLNDYVRKLETFDRVLRYLWRAPATDASRKLPIYLVGSRAGLLRVHPASQQNVVGTYFPTEEDIFAVAIRGENDEVLLHEYVHHFMLANMPGAYPGWFVEGFAEYYMTADIDDGRVTLGNYSDNRAGWLLNATWLPLEVLLRSRPGEVTRSSHRDTYYPVAWLLTHWFMSDPARRTQLDAYLTDVGAGGDPVEAMQRATGLSLPELRAELRRYTGRRLTSRIVEGSFPEPQITISRLPSSANDLLLLNQRLKVGVAEDQREATGREAARLAARHADDPLALLAAGHAGLHFGDRSAGEAALKRLLEIDPAHVEALQFLASEHMRQAQGAEDDDARLALQRGARGYLARAYEAEPNHYRTLMLLAELRSGVANYPNENDLLTLGLAFDRAPQLAEVRLNYASALVRADKKSEAIALLEPLANGPHGGGAADAAQRMIEEMKAGEAPPPPEVEDQIESGPTPEEPRYRPPENAEPTAAR; encoded by the coding sequence ATGAGGGAATCCGAACGGGGAATCGACATGACGCTTGGTCATGGATGGCGCGTGACCATGCTCGCGGCGGCTGCGGCGGTGCTGCTGGCGCCTACCGCGGCGTGGGCGGACTGGCGCAGAGCGGAGAGTGACCGCTTTGTTGTCTACAGCGACGGCTCCGAACGGTCGCTGAACGATTATGTCCGCAAGCTGGAGACCTTTGATCGCGTTCTTCGCTATCTCTGGCGCGCGCCGGCGACCGACGCATCGCGCAAGCTCCCGATCTATCTGGTGGGCTCGCGGGCGGGCCTGCTGCGCGTACATCCGGCGTCGCAACAGAACGTCGTGGGCACCTACTTCCCGACTGAGGAAGATATCTTCGCCGTCGCCATTCGGGGCGAGAACGACGAGGTGCTGCTGCACGAGTATGTGCATCACTTCATGCTGGCGAACATGCCCGGCGCTTATCCCGGCTGGTTCGTCGAGGGATTCGCCGAATACTACATGACCGCCGACATCGACGACGGAAGGGTCACGCTCGGCAACTACTCGGATAATCGCGCCGGCTGGCTTCTGAACGCCACGTGGCTGCCGCTGGAGGTGTTGCTGCGCAGCCGTCCCGGAGAGGTGACGCGCTCCAGTCATCGCGACACCTATTATCCTGTCGCCTGGCTGCTGACGCACTGGTTCATGAGCGACCCCGCCCGTCGCACCCAGCTGGACGCCTATCTGACCGACGTGGGCGCTGGCGGCGATCCGGTCGAGGCCATGCAGCGCGCCACCGGCCTGTCGCTTCCTGAGTTGAGGGCAGAGCTTCGCCGCTATACGGGGCGCCGCCTGACGAGCCGGATCGTCGAGGGATCCTTCCCGGAGCCCCAGATCACGATCAGCCGCCTGCCGTCGTCAGCGAACGACCTGCTGTTGCTGAACCAGCGCCTCAAGGTCGGGGTGGCCGAGGATCAGCGTGAAGCGACCGGCCGCGAGGCCGCAAGGCTGGCGGCGCGGCATGCAGACGATCCCCTCGCCTTGCTCGCGGCGGGGCATGCAGGGCTTCACTTTGGAGACAGGTCAGCGGGCGAGGCGGCGCTGAAGCGTCTGCTGGAGATCGACCCCGCGCACGTCGAGGCGTTGCAGTTCCTCGCTTCCGAACACATGCGACAGGCGCAAGGCGCCGAGGACGATGACGCTCGGCTGGCTCTTCAGCGCGGCGCTCGGGGCTATCTGGCTCGTGCCTATGAAGCTGAGCCGAACCACTATCGCACCCTTATGCTGCTGGCCGAACTTCGATCGGGCGTGGCCAACTATCCGAACGAAAACGACCTGTTGACGCTCGGCCTGGCATTCGATCGGGCGCCGCAGCTTGCGGAGGTGCGCCTGAACTACGCCTCCGCGCTGGTTCGGGCCGACAAGAAGAGTGAGGCCATCGCCCTTCTCGAGCCGCTGGCCAATGGTCCGCATGGAGGCGGCGCGGCAGACGCCGCCCAGCGCATGATCGAGGAGATGAAGGCCGGCGAAGCGCCCCCGCCGCCCGAAGTGGAGGACCAGATCGAGTCCGGCCCCACTCCAGAAGAGCCCCGATACCGCCCACCGGAGAATGCGGAACCTACCGCCGCCCGGTGA
- a CDS encoding peptide chain release factor 3 gives MSKLTLSEEAGRRRTFAIIAHPDAGKTTLTEHILLAGGAIRAAGAVRARGENRRTQSDWMKIEKERGISVSASVMTFEHRDLMFNLLDTPGHEDFSEDTYRTLTAADCAIMVLDAAKGIEPQTLKLFEVCRLRDIPIITFINKLDREAQDPMALLDEIASRLQLDPAPIWWPAESGNRLRGMVEMGTGRFQPYARKVAGSVEDTPHPDALPLSDAARYFEEGEHEALLEAQELVEAGYPTFDRQAFLEGHMTPVLWGSALRHFGIDELLKAIGDWAPPPKTLAARKEAPPETRNAPAPAELTVEPGSAEVSGFVFKVQANMDPNHRDRIAMFRMASGSFKRGMKLKVQNTGKSLSVNAPIMFFASDRELAEDAFAGDVIGIPNHGVLRVGDSLSESGLIRFAGLPNFAPEILQRVRVKDPLKAKHLKKALEGLAEEGVTQLFRPELGSDFIVGAVGQLQFEVMADRLGEEYGLDVVFEPSPYAEARWIGGEAADIDDFTGKYRPQMARDIDQAPVFLAKSSWETGYVGERFPRIAFTRTKERG, from the coding sequence ATGTCGAAACTGACCCTTTCCGAAGAGGCCGGCCGCCGCCGGACCTTCGCCATCATCGCGCACCCGGACGCGGGCAAGACCACCCTGACCGAGCACATCCTTCTGGCCGGCGGGGCGATCCGGGCGGCGGGGGCGGTTCGGGCGCGGGGCGAGAACCGGCGCACCCAGTCGGACTGGATGAAGATCGAAAAGGAGCGCGGCATCTCGGTTTCGGCGTCGGTGATGACGTTCGAGCACCGCGATCTGATGTTCAACCTGCTCGACACCCCCGGTCACGAGGACTTCTCCGAAGACACCTATCGCACCCTGACCGCCGCCGACTGCGCCATCATGGTGCTGGACGCCGCCAAGGGCATCGAGCCGCAGACGCTGAAGCTGTTCGAGGTCTGTCGCCTGCGCGACATTCCCATCATCACCTTCATCAACAAGCTGGACCGCGAGGCTCAGGATCCGATGGCCCTGCTGGACGAGATCGCATCGCGCCTGCAGCTGGATCCCGCGCCGATCTGGTGGCCGGCCGAGAGCGGCAATCGCCTGCGCGGCATGGTGGAAATGGGCACCGGCCGGTTCCAGCCCTACGCCCGCAAGGTCGCCGGCAGCGTCGAGGACACGCCGCACCCCGACGCCCTGCCGCTGTCCGACGCCGCCCGCTACTTCGAGGAAGGCGAGCACGAGGCGCTGCTGGAGGCGCAGGAGCTGGTCGAGGCCGGCTATCCGACCTTTGACCGCCAGGCCTTTCTGGAAGGGCACATGACGCCGGTGCTGTGGGGCTCGGCCCTGCGCCATTTCGGCATCGACGAGTTGCTGAAAGCCATCGGCGACTGGGCGCCGCCGCCGAAGACGCTGGCGGCCCGCAAGGAAGCCCCGCCCGAGACCCGCAACGCCCCGGCGCCCGCCGAGCTGACCGTCGAGCCGGGCTCGGCCGAAGTGTCCGGCTTCGTGTTCAAGGTCCAAGCCAACATGGACCCCAACCACCGTGACCGCATCGCCATGTTCCGCATGGCCTCGGGCAGCTTCAAGCGCGGCATGAAGCTGAAGGTGCAGAACACCGGCAAGTCGCTGAGCGTCAATGCGCCCATCATGTTCTTCGCCTCCGACCGCGAACTGGCCGAGGACGCCTTTGCCGGCGACGTGATCGGCATCCCCAACCACGGCGTGCTGCGCGTCGGCGACAGCCTGTCGGAAAGCGGCCTGATCCGCTTTGCCGGCCTGCCCAACTTCGCGCCCGAAATCCTGCAGCGCGTGCGGGTGAAGGACCCGCTGAAGGCCAAGCACCTGAAGAAGGCGCTGGAAGGCCTGGCCGAAGAAGGCGTGACCCAGCTGTTCCGGCCGGAACTCGGTTCAGACTTCATCGTCGGCGCTGTGGGCCAGCTGCAGTTCGAAGTCATGGCTGACCGTCTGGGCGAGGAATACGGCCTGGACGTCGTGTTCGAGCCTTCCCCCTACGCCGAAGCCCGCTGGATCGGCGGCGAGGCCGCCGACATCGACGACTTCACGGGCAAATACCGCCCCCAGATGGCCCGCGACATCGATCAGGCGCCAGTGTTCCTGGCGAAGTCGAGCTGGGAGACTGGTTACGTCGGAGAACGCTTCCCCAGGATCGCCTTCACCCGGACGAAGGAGCGGGGGTGA
- the cysQ gene encoding 3'(2'),5'-bisphosphate nucleotidase CysQ: protein MTDAVHDRLSRNLASGALTLALADIAEEAGRVILPFWRSDMAVQTKADESPVTLADQKAEALILQLLEGLYPGVQAVAEEQSEAQGKPDAAADWFWLIDPLDGTRGFVKGGEAFTVNIALVHQGAVVAGVVSAPATGLTWRSDAGSCREGKGASRRRFGEAWQPIRVRDRPREGLALLSHSVSDAEAERLAARHGCTRWQGTDSSLKFCLIAEGRFDAYPRSGPISEWDTAAGQAVLEAAGGRVLAENGQPLAYGKPGFVNGPFVAIGG, encoded by the coding sequence ATGACCGACGCCGTGCACGACCGCCTGTCCCGCAATCTCGCCTCGGGCGCGCTGACGCTGGCGCTGGCGGACATCGCCGAAGAGGCGGGTCGGGTGATCCTGCCCTTCTGGCGCAGCGACATGGCGGTGCAGACCAAGGCCGACGAAAGCCCGGTGACACTTGCGGACCAGAAGGCCGAGGCGCTGATCCTGCAACTGCTGGAGGGGCTCTATCCCGGCGTGCAGGCCGTGGCCGAGGAGCAGTCGGAGGCGCAAGGCAAGCCTGATGCGGCTGCCGACTGGTTCTGGCTGATCGATCCGCTGGACGGCACGCGTGGCTTTGTGAAGGGCGGGGAGGCGTTCACCGTCAACATCGCCCTGGTTCATCAGGGCGCGGTGGTCGCAGGCGTGGTGTCCGCGCCGGCGACGGGCCTGACCTGGCGCAGCGACGCCGGGTCCTGCCGCGAGGGCAAGGGTGCGTCCCGCCGCCGCTTCGGCGAGGCCTGGCAGCCGATCCGCGTGCGCGATCGGCCGCGCGAAGGGCTGGCGCTGCTGAGCCACAGCGTGTCGGACGCCGAGGCCGAGCGCCTGGCGGCGCGGCACGGCTGCACCCGCTGGCAGGGCACGGACTCTTCCCTGAAGTTCTGCCTGATCGCTGAGGGGCGATTCGACGCCTATCCGCGCTCGGGTCCCATCTCGGAATGGGATACGGCGGCCGGCCAGGCTGTGCTGGAGGCCGCGGGGGGGCGGGTGCTGGCCGAGAATGGCCAGCCGCTGGCCTATGGCAAGCCCGGCTTCGTGAACGGCCCGTTCGTCGCCATCGGCGGCTGA
- the chpT gene encoding histidine phosphotransferase ChpT — MTPSDHALLDLPVDGQELAAHVAAKLCHDFISPAGAISSGLDLMNDPAAQDMRDDALGLIEQSARKLVALVHFARVAFGAATTCERFTAGELHGLVSGMTEGGRAVLDWRIDGGDFSKPQARALTNLAYLTALALPMGGQAVVTSRRDGDALVFEGRAEGARARLKPEVVTGLNGQRLTDGLAGQWIQPYWLWLTVRDAGGTLDLAIDDGLVAITARMPG; from the coding sequence ATGACCCCGTCCGATCACGCCCTTCTCGATCTGCCCGTCGATGGCCAGGAACTGGCCGCCCATGTCGCGGCCAAGCTGTGCCACGACTTCATCAGCCCGGCCGGCGCGATCAGCTCGGGCTTGGACCTGATGAACGATCCGGCGGCGCAGGACATGCGCGACGACGCCTTGGGCCTGATCGAGCAAAGCGCCAGAAAGCTGGTGGCTCTGGTCCACTTCGCCCGCGTGGCCTTTGGCGCGGCCACCACCTGCGAGCGGTTCACCGCCGGAGAGCTGCACGGCCTAGTGTCCGGCATGACCGAGGGCGGGCGCGCGGTGCTGGACTGGCGCATCGACGGCGGCGACTTCTCAAAGCCCCAGGCGCGCGCCCTAACCAACCTCGCCTATCTGACGGCGCTGGCCCTGCCCATGGGCGGCCAGGCGGTCGTCACCAGCCGACGCGACGGCGACGCCCTGGTGTTCGAGGGCCGGGCGGAAGGCGCCCGCGCCCGGTTGAAGCCCGAAGTGGTCACCGGTTTGAACGGCCAGCGCCTGACCGACGGCCTCGCCGGCCAGTGGATCCAGCCCTACTGGCTCTGGCTGACGGTGCGCGACGCGGGCGGAACGCTTGACCTCGCCATCGACGACGGGCTTGTCGCGATCACGGCGCGGATGCCGGGCTGA